In Musa acuminata AAA Group cultivar baxijiao chromosome BXJ2-8, Cavendish_Baxijiao_AAA, whole genome shotgun sequence, one genomic interval encodes:
- the LOC103995072 gene encoding cytochrome P450 710A11, whose translation MDRLMEYYWLGYDRLGDALRRALVVSGPYLLCSVAFFLLWEQLSYLRKKGSLPGPHFVVPFLGSAIPMIMNPTQFWERQAALARDSGLGVSANFLVGRFIVFVRSTELSHKVFANVRPDAFHLIGHPFGKKLFGEHNLIYMFDQRHKDLRRRIAPNFTPRALSTYIDIQQGVILAHLHKWLALAASSPKPIALRLLCRDLNLETSQTVFAGPHLTPAAREQFNRDYNLFNVGLMAIPFDLPGFAFRRARLAVSRLIRTLSGCVARSKERMHGGGQPCCLVDFWMQDTLREIAEAEAAGVPPPPETGDAEIGGHLFDFLFAAQDASTSSLLWAVAMLDAHPEVLARVRAEVAALWMPESGRAITAEQVREMRYTEAVAREVVRYRPPATMVPHIAGESFPLTEWYTVPKGAIVFPSAYESSFQGFTEPDRFDPDRFSEERAEDRVHKRHFLAFGAGAHQCVGQRYAINHLVLFIALFASLVDFKRHHTDGCDEIAYVPTIVPKDDCTVYLSRRLASS comes from the coding sequence ATGGATCGATTGATGGAGTACTACTGGCTAGGCTATGATCGCCTCGGGGATGCGCTCCGCCGGGCCCTCGTGGTTTCCGGCCCTTACCTCCTGTGCTCGGTCGCCTTCTTCCTGCTGTGGGAGCAGCTATCCTACCTCCGCAAGAAGGGCTCGCTCCCGGGGCCTCACTTTGTCGTTCCCTTCCTCGGCAGCGCCATTCCCATGATCATGAACCCGACGCAGTTCTGGGAGCGGCAGGCGGCACTCGCCCGCGATTCCGGACTTGGCGTCTCCGCCAACTTCCTCGTCGGCCGCTTCATCGTATTCGTCCGCTCCACCGAGCTCTCCCACAAGGTGTTCGCCAACGTCCGCCCCGACGCCTTCCACCTCATCGGCCACCCCTTTGGCAAGAAGCTCTTCGGCGAGCACAACCTCATCTACATGTTCGACCAGCGGCATAAGGACCTCCGCCGACGCATCGCCCCCAACTTCACCCCCCGCGCCCTCTCCACCTACATCGACATCCAGCAGGGCGTCATCCTCGCCCACCTACACAAGTGGCTGGCCCTGGCCGCTTCTTCTCCTAAACCCATCGCGCTCCGGCTCCTTTGCAGGGACCTCAACCTCGAGACTTCACAGACCGTCTTCGCGGGGCCGCACCTCACTCCCGCCGCGCGCGAACAGTTCAACCGGGACTACAACCTCTTCAACGTGGGCCTCATGGCCATCCCATTTGACCTCCCAGGGTTCGCCTTCCGGCGGGCACGGCTGGCCGTCTCCCGCCTGATCCGTACCCTCTCCGGCTGCGTCGCCAGGAGCAAAGAGCGCATGCACGGCGGCGGCCAGCCGTGCTGCCTCGTCGACTTCTGGATGCAGGACACCTTGCGCGAGATCGcagaggcggaggcggcgggcgTTCCTCCGCCGCCTGAGACGGGGGACGCTGAGATCGGAGGTCACCTGTTCGACTTCCTCTTCGCGGCGCAGGACGCTTCCACCTCCTCCCTTCTGTGGGCGGTGGCGATGCTGGACGCCCACCCGGAGGTGCTCGCGCGGGTGCGGGCGGAGGTGGCGGCGCTATGGATGCCGGAGTCGGGCCGGGCCATCACGGCGGAGCAGGTGCGCGAAATGCGGTACACGGAGGCGGTGGCACGGGAGGTGGTGCGGTACCGGCCGCCGGCGACGATGGTGCCTCACATTGCCGGGGAGTCGTTCCCGCTGACGGAGTGGTACACGGTGCCCAAGGGGGCGATCGTGTTCCCGTCGGCGTACGAGTCGTCGTTCCAGGGGTTCACGGAGCCGGACCGGTTCGACCCGGACCGGTTCTCGGAGGAGCGGGCGGAGGACCGGGTCCACAAGCGCCACTTCCTGGCCTTCGGAGCGGGGGCGCACCAGTGCGTGGGCCAGCGCTACGCCATTAACCACCTCGTCCTCTTCATAGCGCTCTTCGCGTCGCTGGTGGACTTCAAACGCCACCACACGGACGGCTGCGACGAGATCGCGTACGTGCCAACCATCGTGCCCAAGGACGATTGCACCGTCTACCTCTCCAGGCGGCTCGCTTCCTCGTGA
- the LOC135620408 gene encoding RING-H2 finger protein ATL39-like, which translates to MSNTGMFLRDNSGSIIFSLCMIVCVLYCLICSRCRRHRNRADRPPQAALAMSAGGAATRDEPLDAGLSQLAIDALPAFAHHVDCKDTCPTTHCAVCLNPVMEGEMVRLLPGCRHAFHVECIDMWLHSHSLCPLCRAEAKPPAPAEKVELRRDPGPQPLPMV; encoded by the coding sequence ATGTCCAACACCGGGATGTTCCTGCGAGACAACAGCGGCAGCATCATCTTCAGCCTCTGCATGATCGTCTGCGTCCTCTACTGCCTCATATGCAGCAGATGCCGTCGCCACCGCAACCGCGCCGATCGGCCGCCGCAGGCTGCTCTTGCCATGTCCGCCGGCGGAGCTGCGACACGCGACGAGCCTCTCGATGCCGGTCTCAGCCAGTTGGCCATCGACGCGCTGCCGGCCTTCGCACACCATGTGGATTGCAAAGACACCTGCCCCACGACCCACTGTGCGGTCTGCTTGAATCCGGTGATGGAAGGGGAGATGGTGAGGCTGCTGCCCGGCTGCAGACATGCCTTCCACGTCGAGTGCATCGACATGTGGTTGCACTCACACTCGCTGTGCCCGCTGTGCCGGGCCGAAGCCAAGCCACCGGCGCCAGCCGAGAAGGTGGAATTGCGCAGAGATCCCGGCCCTCAGCCTCTGCCGATGGTGTAG